The following nucleotide sequence is from Hylaeus volcanicus isolate JK05 chromosome 3, UHH_iyHylVolc1.0_haploid, whole genome shotgun sequence.
atctTGGCCCAAGGAGCAAATACGTTCGATACAGTGTCAAATAACTTGACGATATTGACAGTTTGCGTTTTGTTTGGGTGCAGGCGAAACAGAGATGGAATTTCGATTTCGAGAAAGAAGAACCGTTACCTGGCCGTTACGAGTGGATAAAACTGGATCAAGAGCGAAATGACATCGGTTATGCATCGGAGTCGAGAAATCGCGTGGAAAATTTGCAAGCAATGCAGGTCGAGAACTTGCGAGAAGACGATTCCGTGATCCCGGAACACGCAGAAGAGATGGACGACGACAACATGACCGACAGTACATGAGAAGAGTTTCGAAATGGTTCGTTCATCCTGGAATTCttgattgaaaatgaaacattttcgttacACTAATTCAAGGGTAGAATTGATGCAGTAAAATCGACCGAGTCGAAGATCGAATACTTCAGGTAGAAATGGCGAGGTCGTTgatcaaagaaaacattaattGGACCTTGGACCTGTAGTTGGAGCATGGATAATTCCGAGGAGCTAGCAAACCAAAGTtatacacttttatttaaacaaacaattcgACTTTTAGTGgcaatttataaattggaaGTCGTTTGTCGTGATATTTGTTACTGTATTATTTGTACCGATTTTATAGTGTCcgtatacaattatttaattaggtATTTATTATGAGAGCGTGCAATTAGCAAACGAatgatattatacaatataatagataatataaatagattATATGAAATGACTTTGtacttttcataaaaagatgaaataatacacttctctacaaatttttaaatcagcGTCTAGTAATATCTCGAAATAatttcgcttttcgtccttTAAATAATGCAAAGCAGCTGTAATATGCGATTGATGCAGGGGGATTGGATGGTCTCGAGCATGTGGTGCACGAGTTATGTACGACCCAATTTCTAAAGACCAGAACGAGATGACACATCTGTTAAATGCATCTTCCAAGgagacaaatatttcatttccccAACAATGATTTCACGCGAGCAAGTCCAACACTCGAATCGCGTAGATTTCACTATGTTAACGTTGGTATTATTCTTAAAGAAATTCTCAAGATTTACAGTTGCGGATAAGTACGATCGCATCGAAAGGCGTTTTACTAAGGCGTTTCTAAAAGCAACAGCATGCCTGATGCAACGAGTATCACGGTTTCTTAAAGTGTAATCGCAAGTTCTCGTGAGAAGACAGCTCGTGCACCTGGCACCGCTTCttaagaattgtttttttttcacgttgCTCGCGCTATGGAAACTGGTCACGATCACGGTGGTGTACCCATTGCCAAAAATTGCACTTCCGTTCCGCGAATTCCCACGGAAGTGGGCACAATCGCGACGCGACAAAAGATGTTCGCGCACGACCTTCATTGTTCTGGAGAGCCATTGAACAACACTATGCTCaagaattttacaaacaaCAAGCATTCCTAACGAACGATGTTGATCAAACTTAACGGTTTGGATCGATATCGATATCTTGTATCTTTAGAAagatttgttcaattttataagaCATTGCAATATCGCAGGTGCAAGTAAAAACGATCGTATCGTACGAAAGAGTACTATCGTTGTCAACCTCGAGATCCAGAATTCATCACCTTGAGCTCGATAAAGATAATTTATCGCGgttacattttcattctaAAGCAGCGTGCATGCGACGAGATAACGGGCAAGGACGGCAAACCCGGATTTGATAGCGAAATCCTCCTTCCGATGGAACAGGTGACTATCTCGGCAGTAAACACACGATGCAGATGCAGTCACGCGTTTTCCGGTCGTCTATTCAGGATGTATAAACACGCGCTTCCTCGAGAAATAATCTAGGACAGGCCGTCGCGTCGTCTGGAAGATACACGTTATGTAGACGTTATACGGGGTGGGAGGAGAAGATAGGGAAGGGGGATGCGAACGGTGTTTATTTTCCATCCTTCGTCTACAGCGAACCATGAGAGAACACCTGTGCAACGAAATACCTTGCTAAACGGGTACCCCACCTAACCGCAGATGAAAGAGAGACGGTAGTCTCAGTGAAACGCAAAAAGGATTGTTTTACGCGACTCATTCGCTCGTTCTCCCCTCATTGAGATGCATCCGGTGCCACCCTCACCACTTCCTGGATGTTGCGTgggattttcattttcaacgaCAAGCTTCGCAATCCTTGCATGAGAATTTACTCCTACCAATCATCTTTTTCGTTCCTTTTATCCGCATCTctcacttttttctttctcgctaTAAGCATTGTCAACAGAGAAGAATTTCAAAGGTAGTTGGAAAAATCGTACGATCAAAATGAACGTTCAAGTCGTCGGTATGAATAGAACGATCATTTCCATCGTATctatatgaaattttctataGTTACAGCGTAAAGTACTTGTTACGGGAGTGTTTTGTCGATAATTCCCGATTCGAATGTTTGAATGTTCCCGCGCGCGTACGGTAGCGCCATTTGGTCGGCCATACTTTGTAGACGAACATCCACTAACGCTACTTAACGCTGCGTGGCAACGcacgctgtgattggtcacAAGAATCGCTTGTGCACAGTCTGCTCGACGCGAGTTGCATCCCACGCGACATAAAGCTACTTCTCCGTTGCCTTCTGTACAAGATACTAACGATTCAGGCCACGAGAACAGCAACGAGGTAAATTGACAATTATCAATGAAAAGTGTCGATTTGACTCGTTGGTCTTGCGTCTTTCCTAACAGGGtcgtaacaaatatttcttgctCGACAATCGATATCGAAATACGCATGAAAATGATGGATTAAAAGCCAGttgaattttacatatttccataatatttttcatctcgTATAATACAGTTTACTTACGTATACCTATATAGATTTCAAACATCTATAGATGTAAATACAAATCAATTCGTTCACACTTGTATAGCttgtaaaagtattttacCAAGATGAAGGTGCAAAGACAAGATAAAATCTTTTGACCGTTTTGTCCATTTTCGTGCTCTAATTTTCACTATGATGTTTAAATTACAGGAGCTTCTATTGGTTGAAATGAAATGTCCATGATAATCCTAACGATATGCAAATAAATTCACTGTGCGTAACGTATTGCCATGCAAATATGGAAATCTGCCGAATAAACGTACGTACGAGTGTCCGTGATAAGATTATAGTCGTTGTTTTGAAAGCAGGAcgtgtttatttttcgtcCCTTTGTCAATATACGATATGCTTTACTTTTTCGTCGATCACTTGTTCCCGAATAACATTATATGCGTGCGtaagcaaaaaataaaatttcaccgtgaaaaatgaaatcgtgttaaaaatgttccaaCAACTACATTTCGACAACGTTtagtttatttcttattaatcgCGGGTTCGGAATTGTGCATATCGTCCGAAGAGGTAGAGGTCGAATGCATCATAATCATGATTTATCGGTTTGTCATGGTTTCGAGTAGTGTACCCCcaacgtagaaaaataaagttggAGAGTATATATTTACCACAGAGATACTGGGACACATCCAATGGCTGCGATCAGCATTCTGCTCGTTTATGTTGCCGTGGAGAAGGGGGGCCAATAACTGTACAACCTTCTCGTGCGTGTTTTCAAAGGCTTGAAACGCTGCGCTCAGGTTGAAGGGACTATATTCTGCGAATGGCGGTTATTTCGTTTCTTCCCTGTTGCCTGTTGCGGAGCGGGAAAAGGGGTAACACCGAACGAAACCGTAGGTGGCCGAGAATAGCCGAAGCGTTTAGAGGCTTGGTCGCTTGCAACGAGAGGCACATGCTTCAGTCGCTAGAGAGCGCTTTATACGTGTAGAACGTGTCTTCGCGCAACTCCGTGAGTTGCAGAGCACGCACGCACATCGTCAGGCATCAACATAACTGCGCAATCGTGTACGACCTTCCGCCGAACTTGGAACCACGCGCGTGTCTTGACAGTCGTGTGTTTGGCGGGAAGCCTCCTCTCTTGGATTTTATGCAACAACGGAGTCGATTTGTCGATTCCCAACCGTGCCAGCGAGCAGCATATTGGTGCTTTCGGGCCGTGTGCAATACGTTTTccgcaaaatatttttgtgtcgAATGAAGAACCAAGAGTGATATATTTGTTGTACGTTATCTTGCGTGGATGTGGTAATTGAGACATTCCAAGATCACCAGAGTATGCGATCGATTCGACATTTCAACAACATCGTCGTAATCTTCGCGGGAACACGTCGAAACACGCTCGTCGTCTCTTTGGGAGACTCTCGCGCAAGTGCGTGCGACGTTGCCGGTTCGATATTCCCGCGGGCTATAGCGATGAATTCGTGAGAAAAGGAAAGGAGAAGACCGAACATTAACTCTATCATCGATTCCTggatattattacaattaatccGACCATCGAATCGTGTATCGAACTTTGAGGAAATACCCGATATCGTGTTGCTGTTTCAATATCTTGTTTCTCGCTCTCTCGTGGTGCGCAATAGTGTGTTTACTGTGTTGGCAAATATTCTTAGTGGTCGTGCACGTTTCCCTAGTGACGACACACTTACGTTCCAAATATTATCCGTCGATTGGTGGATGCGTATCggagaaaattattatcacGGATTATTTGGTATATGCACGAGCAAGTTAACGATCAACGTAGTGTCGAGGTGACGCTGAGCACGGccattattcgaaattcggTGGGTCGCGCCACGACAGCGTTGCCACGTCTCCGCGACCGCGAGTATTTCAACGTTCCGTCGACGATTCCTGGAAGAATCATCTTCGTAAATGAGACGCGTATGAACGCATGAAAATTGGTGCGAAAACGGACGATTATCGATCGAGTGGTGTGCGCGTGTTGAAGTTTATCGAGAGTGGTGCGGACTAGAGTGCCGGAGCGCGTTTCGAAAATACTAACTCGTAAGAGGAAAATCACGACTGCGCGAAGAGGAACAGAGACTGTTTCTTCGTAAAACCATAGCGGGACTATCGGAAACTACTGGAGGAGAACGGCGACGTTGCCGGTGATAAAGACTGACGAAATATGAGCGCAAGAGTGTTGAATCCGGTGATGATGACGGAAATGAGTAGGAATTTGGGTGGAGGACGAACGGCGCCGAGCAGAGCAGCTCTTGCTCGCGTTCGAAGAGATCTGTTCGGACCCGTCGATCATGCCGCGGCTCGTGCGTTGGCAGAGAGGGAGCTTCGCGCTCAGTCCATACTCGACGCCGAGAGATGGGGATTTGACTTTCATTTGGAGATACCAAGAGCTAATTCGAGGTACGAGTGGGAGCTGGTTACATCGCAGGATGTAGTCCCCGAGCCCTATGCCCTACGCGGTATGCCCTACTTAAGGAAACACGCGCCTAGCTCGCCTCGAAAGCCGCGAGAGTCTTCTTCGCCCACCACGAGATTCCTTCGTAAAGAGTCGCCGACGACTCCGATCCTCCACAAAGCGGAAAGGACGCCACCGCAAGAACCAAGAGTGCCGCACATCGGCCAAGTCACCGTGAACGAAATTTTCGACTTCGACTCGGACAAGAAAATGTACATCGTCGAACCCACTACCCCCGTTTTATCGACCTCCACGTCGAGGAAACAGTCCTCCATAACCGGTAAGCGATAACATGTTTTTTCTACTTCGTAATTGTCATTGTACGTTGCGAACCGACTACGTCGTGTAAACACGTGTGCTTTTTCAATGCGGGCAACAGGAGTGTCAATCGCTGCTCGATATTGCGCCGCAAATTTCCCTACCTTTTCCAAAACAATACTTACGccattattattactaaaattcaatttaaattgttgttGACAATTTCCCGTCGCTCGAGATAGTAGTCGCATGTTTTGCACGCACAACTTCCTTCGGTATctcttatattattgtattttttgtcgcgttctgtttcttttttactacATACTAATCGTTGGCGTGCTGCAAAAAGTTGCGTAATTCGTTGCCGAATAACAGATTTCCTGAATTATTCTGTTTGATTAAAGCGCATTATCCAAGTTAATTGACTGGCATTATTTATACGGGAAGCATGTACAGCCTAGGTCAATCTAATTCGCCGACCGACAGCCAAGGTCCTCGCAATTTACGTAATTACGTACGCACCTGATAACAAGTATGAACTGCATCCGTGCGCCACGTCGTACACATATGTACACGCATACCTTTCGCACGAAGAAATTCGTTGATTTCCAGATCGACGTTACGACGAGACTTTGTACGCTGCATTGATTTCACTATTCGATCGCCAACACTCGTTTGAGAGTATTTCAGCGGGTGCGGATTAGATAAAACTAACGTAAAGTCATAGTTGAGCGATAAAGTTCAAATTAAAGGCGagcaaatacatttttgacaCGGATAAGCATCGTTCGATAACTGTTCGCGAGCGTAAACAACAATGatataacgataaatattattacagttTAATTGGCGAATCGGTTATTCGAACAACCGCCGGAATACACGATATTTTCTGAACGGGTTAATTTTCAGACGCCGCGTATTGCTGCATCTTCCGATGTATCTATTCGCGCGAGGTCTTTCGTATTGCATCTTGCATACGGCCATTTTGTTCAGATGCTACCTCACGGTCTAGTTCCTCTTTTTTTCGCCTATTTATTATTCGGGCGTGTACACCACCCACGCGATGCCACTATTTCTGGACATGACTCGTCATGTGTCCCGCACGCCATGCATCTACACGCGCGTGTAAACACATTCTGCGTCGCAGCAGCACGCGACGACGATCCATTGTTTATACGTCGCGTTGTATCCACAACGAATGGAGTCATTCGTTCGATAAAGTTGCCAAAAAACCGCGTGTTTTAACTACGCGAAACGGACGTTTCTCGAGATGTACAtcttatttattcgttcgaataaGAAGGGAAAATTAACTATCCGTACGAGTTGCgccaaatttaaaaagttttatgttttcaatttcttatcTCTCGAGACCTTGGTCTAAGTACTATTGGCGTCGCGAGATACGAATTTTCATATCGTGTactaaaaagatttttatttcgtttattcgtACATGCATATTGCACACTTGGTTGCAGTTACGTCAACGGAATGCAAAGACTTTAACAAATTCGGGTCGATTTCGTAACACGAAAAATAAAGCGCGttgcaaaaatttgataaattgtccatatttaattattctcttGCGCCACATATATTGCTAATCGCGCAAACAACCGCGGGGTGAGCTCGGAATTATAGTAATTTCTGCGAGTGATATAGAGCGGGAATCTCCGACTTGAGACGTGCCGAAATTTTGGCTTAATTGCGCGAGATTACGCGCAATTAGTTTTACCTTTGATGTTTATTCGGCGACTCGGCTTTCAGTGGTCGCGTGCGACGCGCGACAGTAAccgttattatttaacgataatATCGCGACGATACGCTCGCTGTTCGATTAACCGGATCGATACACACCGCACGACGCGTTTTGATTTGCCGATACGGTTCGTTCCGACGAGTACGCCTCCCTTTCTCCCTATTTTTCGAGTATACGGGACAACGAACGCGATCGTAACGTACCGTTCTGGCTGAAAGTGCAATAGGGGTGCCGACTGATTTTCCTAACGTACGTTATTAATGAGCCACGCGGTCAGCTGTTCGATCCATATGGGGTTGCTGCACCCCCGTTCCCTTTCTCTTCCGCGTACCCCTCGGTCATCAGCTTTTGTTCACGCGTGCGACCTTCGTGCGAGTGTGCGCCTCCTGCACGATGCGAGCATGGGGGTATTATCAGCTGTGCTCACAATCGCGCATCCCTGAAAAACACGGGGTGGATGGCCCATGCTACGCGGGGTGGCGCGATCGGTATTTAAAATCATGATTATTCGATGGGGCCGTTCCGACCCGCATCCGCGCGCAAATTACCCATTTAAAGGGTCGTGTACTGTTGAATGCTCGGAAAGGTTTGATTTTCGGATTTTTTACTCGagctttatattaatttttatcatttttctttctgcaAATTTTCGAATAGTGGAAAGTACTGTTAACGTTTGTTACAGCCATTAACGTTTATTGTTACGGTTAACGTTCGCGACGAGACTAGAAGAGGAGGGGCCGCGACCCCGTTGACACAGCTGTTCCTCGGAATCTTCGTACTTTCTGTCGCGTGGCGTTGCAATCGAGACTAGAAAAGCCAGATGAATGTTACCCCGGATAATCGAACAGATGCGCCGAGTTTCCTCGTGGAAATTTGCCAAATGTTCGTTCGAAGAGGGTCAAAGGGGGGCACACGAGTCTTTGTGGTTCGTACCGAGCTGAAACGGCGCGACGTGACTCATGATTGCGAGTGATCGGTCTGGGACAGTCTGCGTTTTTGTCACGGGCTTCCTACATCGTGACTCGTTAAAGGATCGCAAATTACATCTATCagaggaataaaaaattgcatgCATCTCATTATTTCGGGCCCGTTGCACGATTTCGGCTATGcgccgttttctttttccgtcTTCTTTTCTGACTGCTTTCGGTTTAGCGCGGTTTAATTCCTAATTTGCTTTGCGACCATTCGCGGGTATCTTATCTGTCACTGATATATAATTAACACGCACCGTACGTtgatattacatttgtaaGGTTATCGCGAAAGATGCACGAGGCCAAACTTTATGTTGCATGCGATTAGGAAGATACCGAATTTCAGGATGGCCGATGCGAATAAAGTTCTTGGggtgattgaaattttattaattaacgagcTAAATTATTTGTTCAGGTACGACAAATAGATATAAACGCGCATTTTACGGATTTAGTTGGCCTTTTTCGTTGATTAATCGTTTGTAAATGACTCGGGTAATTTTACGGatgtataaattttcgatttttgtatgttttcagACTTCATGAAGAGTCGTAAACGTAGCTTAAACGGTAGCGCGAAGAGCATGATAGAGCCGCCAGAGAAAATGGCCCGCAACGCGGGTCAGATACGCAGCTAAAGAGCCTTCCCAGCTGCTTCTTCCTCCTTCAGCCTCGCTGTCCTTCTTCCATCTCTTCGCGAGAGAGGGACCGGAACCACGAAGCAAGCCAAGCATCACTGCCAGGAGGAACGAGAACGGCAGAAGCAAGCTCCGGCAGGAGACGCGAGGTCCGTTGGCTGTGCCATTCACGTAGATTTATTCGCCATGAATGTAGACGAAAACGGTggacagagaaaaaaagattacAAGGTAGCGGCAGTTTTCGTTGCGTACACGCGTACACTTTTCGTAGCCATGCCAcggaaattacaaaaatagtaacaacGACTACGTACGAAGGAACTGGACAAAAGGAAGAACGACACCCCACGGTTGTtgctattttcattttttctattcacaattttttctctaattttttttttcttttttttttttctttcaatacgTGTATATGTAATTCATTGtgtcgtttatatttttttgcattaGGTTAAACACAGAGTAACgattagaatatattatatatacatatgtagagACAGACAGAGAAAGTCACAATttcacgaaattaattaacgcaaTATATTTGTTCGTTCGATTCTATGGAATGAAGCAAGGGAGGGTCGAATTACGATGACGATGATGGGGTCGTTACACCTAGTACACTTTAGACGAAAAGTGTAAGgagacaaaaatatattaatatttctaggATATAACACGTAGATTTTAATCGAATCGTAGGTTTTAAGTGGAAAGTTCATTGCGTTTCTGATCGAAACATCCGACGAAAGAAGGCTCGTTTTGCGTACCCTATCCACGAAACTTTCGAAACAGAGACTGTTTCGGTTTGTAGTCCGCGGGTCTTTATCGACTTTCCGACTTGCTGGAGATCCGTGGGCGTTCTAAAACCGTACTAGTGAAAACAAAGCTGGATTCGCCG
It contains:
- the LOC128873399 gene encoding uncharacterized protein LOC128873399 isoform X4 gives rise to the protein MQYPNADIPEGRRVRNVRRRLFQDEEGDNESVSERRSGIEDNLANCFLEEARKNRENAKQRWNFDFEKEEPLPGRYEWIKLDQERNDIGYASESRNRVENLQAMQVENLREDDSVIPEHAEEMDDDNMTDST
- the LOC128873399 gene encoding uncharacterized protein LOC128873399 isoform X3, translated to MLAERHRVRLAMQYPNADIPEGRRVRNVRRRLFQDEEGDNESVSERRSGIEDNLANCFLEEARKNRENAKQRWNFDFEKEEPLPGRYEWIKLDQERNDIGYASESRNRVENLQAMQVENLREDDSVIPEHAEEMDDDNMTDST
- the LOC128873399 gene encoding uncharacterized protein LOC128873399 isoform X1; amino-acid sequence: MVGNRAVHDQNSRVRLAMQYPNADIPEGRRVRNVRRRLFQDEEGDNESVSERRSGIEDNLANCFLEEARKNRENAKQRWNFDFEKEEPLPGRYEWIKLDQERNDIGYASESRNRVENLQAMQVENLREDDSVIPEHAEEMDDDNMTDST
- the LOC128873399 gene encoding uncharacterized protein LOC128873399 isoform X2, which encodes MKIKPKMVRLAMQYPNADIPEGRRVRNVRRRLFQDEEGDNESVSERRSGIEDNLANCFLEEARKNRENAKQRWNFDFEKEEPLPGRYEWIKLDQERNDIGYASESRNRVENLQAMQVENLREDDSVIPEHAEEMDDDNMTDST
- the LOC128873397 gene encoding uncharacterized protein LOC128873397 produces the protein MSARVLNPVMMTEMSRNLGGGRTAPSRAALARVRRDLFGPVDHAAARALAERELRAQSILDAERWGFDFHLEIPRANSRYEWELVTSQDVVPEPYALRGMPYLRKHAPSSPRKPRESSSPTTRFLRKESPTTPILHKAERTPPQEPRVPHIGQVTVNEIFDFDSDKKMYIVEPTTPVLSTSTSRKQSSITDFMKSRKRSLNGSAKSMIEPPEKMARNAGQIRS